From the genome of Solidesulfovibrio carbinolicus, one region includes:
- a CDS encoding cofactor-independent phosphoglycerate mutase: MSTSSLASSPSPLPRKLVFLIADGMGDQPVDALGGRTPMEAAATPVMDRLAREGMVGLCRTVPQGMAPGSDVANMSLLGFDPAQNHTGRGPIEAAAMGLPVAPDDVVFRLNTVTVSEFAEAGLMRDYSAGHIATAASTALVEKLAATCLPEGYELHAGVQYRHILVAKGAAGREEAGVFVRPPHDITDQPIAPDLAELRRAPALFDFAAKAAAVLAGPDNPTKANAVWPWGQGRALTLPDFAATFGLRGAVVSAVDLVKGLGRAAGMAVIDVPGATGLLDTNYEGKVAAALAFLKDGDFVFVHVEAPDECGHGGDAAGKTEAVARFDARIVAPMVEALGDDAAFVIACDHLTPIAIRTHAADPVPFLFWQPGVIPSGAAGFSEAEAAGTGLAVDAGHELLRRAMDWTRS, from the coding sequence ATGTCCACTTCTTCTCTTGCATCCTCCCCGTCCCCTTTGCCCCGCAAACTCGTGTTCCTCATCGCCGACGGCATGGGCGACCAGCCCGTGGACGCCCTGGGCGGGCGCACGCCCATGGAGGCGGCGGCCACCCCGGTCATGGACCGGCTGGCCCGGGAGGGGATGGTGGGGCTTTGCCGCACCGTGCCCCAGGGCATGGCCCCGGGGTCGGATGTGGCCAACATGTCGCTTTTGGGCTTTGATCCGGCCCAAAACCACACCGGCCGAGGCCCCATCGAGGCGGCGGCCATGGGCTTGCCGGTCGCGCCCGACGACGTGGTTTTTCGCCTCAACACCGTCACGGTGAGCGAATTTGCCGAGGCCGGGCTCATGCGTGACTACAGCGCCGGCCATATCGCCACGGCGGCGTCCACGGCCCTGGTCGAGAAGCTGGCCGCGACCTGCCTGCCGGAGGGCTACGAGTTGCATGCCGGCGTGCAGTACCGCCACATCCTGGTGGCCAAGGGCGCTGCCGGCCGGGAGGAGGCGGGCGTTTTCGTGCGTCCGCCCCATGACATCACCGACCAGCCCATCGCCCCGGACCTGGCCGAGTTGCGCCGCGCCCCGGCGCTTTTCGATTTCGCGGCCAAGGCGGCGGCCGTGCTGGCCGGGCCGGACAATCCGACCAAGGCCAACGCCGTGTGGCCCTGGGGCCAGGGCCGGGCGCTGACCCTGCCCGATTTCGCCGCGACCTTCGGCCTGCGGGGAGCGGTGGTCTCGGCCGTGGATCTGGTCAAGGGCCTGGGCCGGGCGGCCGGCATGGCGGTTATCGACGTGCCCGGGGCCACGGGGCTGCTGGACACCAACTACGAGGGCAAGGTGGCGGCGGCGCTGGCGTTTTTAAAGGACGGCGATTTTGTCTTCGTCCATGTCGAGGCCCCGGACGAGTGCGGCCATGGCGGCGACGCCGCCGGCAAGACCGAGGCCGTGGCCCGGTTCGACGCCCGCATTGTCGCGCCCATGGTCGAGGCCCTGGGCGACGACGCGGCCTTCGTCATCGCCTGCGACCATCTTACGCCCATCGCCATTCGCACCCATGCCGCCGATCCCGTGCCTTTTCTTTTCTGGCAGCCGGGCGTAATACCCTCCGGCGCGGCGGGTTTTAGCGAGGCCGAAGCTGCGGGGACCGGGCTGGCCGTGGACGCGGGGCACGAGTTACTGCGCCGGGCCATGGACTGGACCCGTTCCTGA
- a CDS encoding homoserine dehydrogenase, with protein sequence MNNAAVAPVRIGLAGLGTVGSGLVAVLEKNADWIEARLGRSVAVKTVLVRDLAKPRAVTLGPAVAITTDADALVADPDIDIVVELMGGIDAAFGLIAKALNAGKHVVTANKALLAKRGPELFALAAEKGLGLYYEASCAGAVPIVETLRSSLAGNRIQSIIGILNGTANYILSSMSEKGLPFADALAKAQDLGYAEADPTLDIQGFDAAHKLIVLIRLAYGRNLPLEKLPVEGITVVTPEDIRFAREFGYAIKLIGQVRDCDGKLAAGVWPMLVHEDFLLASVKGAFNAVRVEGNASGPIMLHGKGAGDLPTASAVVADILALAREGMIPNNTGFRAEPLPEAELVDADDFVTPHYIHFTVKDQAGVMAAISKSMGEHGVSIRQAVQKGEPEDGYVSIVFLTHEAPNRAIAAVLADTGTMPFIKPGTVHFRVL encoded by the coding sequence ATGAACAACGCTGCCGTAGCCCCTGTTCGCATCGGATTGGCCGGACTCGGCACTGTCGGGTCCGGCTTGGTGGCCGTGCTGGAGAAGAATGCCGACTGGATCGAGGCGCGCCTGGGGCGCTCGGTCGCCGTCAAGACCGTGCTCGTGCGCGATCTGGCCAAGCCCCGGGCCGTGACGCTGGGGCCTGCGGTCGCGATTACCACCGACGCCGACGCCCTGGTCGCCGACCCGGACATCGACATCGTGGTGGAGCTCATGGGCGGCATCGACGCCGCCTTCGGACTCATCGCCAAGGCGCTTAACGCCGGCAAGCACGTGGTCACGGCCAACAAGGCACTGCTGGCCAAGCGCGGGCCGGAGCTTTTCGCCCTGGCCGCCGAAAAGGGGCTTGGCCTCTACTACGAGGCCAGCTGCGCCGGGGCCGTGCCCATCGTCGAGACGCTGCGGTCGTCGCTGGCCGGCAACCGCATCCAGAGCATCATCGGCATCTTAAACGGCACGGCCAACTACATTCTCTCCAGCATGAGCGAAAAGGGCCTGCCCTTTGCCGACGCTTTGGCCAAGGCCCAGGATCTCGGCTACGCCGAGGCCGATCCGACCCTGGACATCCAGGGCTTCGACGCCGCCCACAAGCTTATCGTGCTCATCCGGCTGGCCTACGGGCGCAATCTGCCCCTGGAGAAGCTGCCGGTCGAGGGCATCACCGTGGTCACCCCCGAGGACATTCGGTTTGCCCGGGAGTTCGGCTATGCCATAAAGCTCATCGGCCAGGTGCGCGACTGCGACGGCAAGCTTGCCGCCGGGGTCTGGCCCATGCTCGTGCACGAGGACTTCCTTTTGGCCAGCGTCAAGGGCGCGTTTAACGCCGTGCGGGTGGAAGGCAACGCCTCCGGCCCCATCATGCTCCACGGCAAGGGGGCAGGCGATCTGCCCACGGCCAGCGCGGTGGTGGCCGACATCCTGGCCCTGGCCCGGGAAGGCATGATCCCCAACAACACCGGATTTCGCGCCGAGCCCCTGCCCGAGGCCGAGCTGGTCGACGCCGACGACTTCGTGACGCCGCACTACATCCATTTCACGGTCAAGGATCAGGCCGGGGTCATGGCCGCCATCTCCAAGTCCATGGGCGAGCATGGCGTGTCCATCCGCCAGGCCGTGCAGAAGGGCGAACCCGAGGACGGCTACGTGTCCATCGTGTTCTTGACCCACGAGGCCCCCAACCGGGCCATTGCCGCCGTGTTGGCCGACACCGGGACCATGCCCTTCATCAAACCCGGCACGGTCCATTTCCGGGTGCTGTAG
- a CDS encoding aminotransferase class I/II-fold pyridoxal phosphate-dependent enzyme — MKKFARMERLPPYVFATVNELKMQMRRRNEDVIDLGMGNPDLPTPPHIVEKLVEAAQKAANHRYSASRGIKGLRNAVSAWYKRRFDVDIDPETEAVVTMGAKEGLAHLALVMLSPGDVVFATDPAYPIHPYSCIIAGADVRRIPISSDRDFFEDLLAATRQTWPQPKLLIISYPHNPTTVTADVPFFERIVEFCKEHDMMVIHDFAYADFGFDGYQPPSFLQAKGAKDVGVEFFSLTKSYSMAGWRVGFCCGNPEMVHALTRIKSYLDYGIFQPIQIAATVALNGPQECVREIMDVHQERRDALIDGLARAGWEVPAPRSTMFVWAKIPEPFQHLKSVEFSKLLLREGGVAVSPGLGFGHFGDNYVRFALVENRHRINQAVRGIKKALSG, encoded by the coding sequence ATGAAAAAGTTCGCGCGTATGGAGCGCCTCCCCCCATACGTCTTCGCCACCGTCAACGAGCTCAAAATGCAGATGCGGCGGCGAAACGAGGACGTCATCGACCTGGGCATGGGCAACCCCGACCTGCCCACGCCCCCCCATATCGTCGAAAAACTCGTCGAGGCCGCCCAGAAGGCCGCCAACCACCGCTACTCGGCATCGCGCGGCATCAAGGGCCTGCGAAACGCCGTCTCGGCCTGGTACAAGCGCCGCTTCGACGTCGACATCGACCCCGAAACCGAAGCAGTGGTCACCATGGGGGCCAAGGAAGGCCTAGCCCACCTGGCGCTCGTCATGCTCTCGCCCGGCGACGTGGTCTTCGCCACCGATCCGGCCTATCCGATTCATCCCTATTCCTGCATCATCGCCGGGGCCGACGTGCGCCGCATCCCCATCAGCAGCGACCGGGACTTTTTCGAGGACCTGCTCGCCGCCACGCGCCAGACCTGGCCCCAGCCCAAGCTGCTCATCATCTCCTATCCGCACAACCCGACCACGGTCACGGCCGATGTGCCGTTTTTCGAGCGCATCGTCGAATTCTGCAAAGAACACGACATGATGGTCATCCACGACTTCGCCTACGCCGACTTCGGCTTCGACGGCTACCAGCCGCCGAGCTTTTTGCAGGCCAAGGGCGCGAAAGACGTGGGCGTGGAGTTTTTCTCCCTCACCAAGAGCTATTCCATGGCCGGCTGGCGCGTCGGGTTTTGCTGCGGCAACCCCGAGATGGTCCATGCGCTCACCCGCATCAAGAGCTATCTCGATTACGGCATCTTCCAGCCCATCCAGATTGCCGCCACCGTGGCTTTAAACGGCCCCCAGGAGTGTGTGCGCGAAATCATGGACGTCCACCAGGAGCGCCGCGACGCGCTCATTGACGGTCTGGCCCGGGCCGGCTGGGAAGTGCCCGCGCCGAGGTCCACCATGTTCGTGTGGGCCAAGATCCCCGAGCCCTTTCAGCATCTCAAGTCCGTGGAATTCTCCAAGCTGCTGCTGCGCGAAGGCGGCGTGGCCGTTTCGCCGGGCCTGGGATTTGGGCATTTCGGCGACAACTACGTGCGGTTTGCCCTGGTCGAAAACCGCCACCGCATCAACCAGGCCGTTCGCGGCATAAAAAAGGCGCTTTCCGGATGA
- a CDS encoding DUF6976 family protein, translating into MRQTISSVSDVKKMIESGRKLLLAGEEEALRQLPQGDWIAGTIPYFISADHGGMVSRELLSATDITDSVTSIEIVAYDQNSLARVYTEGPKHGFSFIVIPAMSKTHLSFALNAPNYKDFGIRPLIGWIAGVHLSDLGKKTPKVINGITGEVLEEGALVLQAQLPEGKVAEIGIVNLFEQGEGDVLTFTTDDFSATDVMVNGEKRNFAAYIIKHKLDTKLPLVADYYGALVNISFQDVDEVEGLVKFYAPVFSGIRYKHAKPVVDYVKEFNERLSKECSIESARVVFSCNCILNYLYSELEGKKTDPFTGPVTFGEIAYQLLNQTLVYLEIMDV; encoded by the coding sequence ATGCGGCAGACTATCTCCAGCGTATCAGATGTCAAAAAAATGATTGAATCCGGACGAAAACTTCTCCTTGCAGGCGAAGAGGAAGCCTTGCGTCAACTTCCCCAAGGCGATTGGATCGCAGGAACGATCCCTTATTTCATATCAGCAGACCATGGCGGAATGGTAAGCCGTGAATTACTAAGCGCCACGGACATCACCGATTCGGTAACTTCCATCGAAATCGTTGCCTACGACCAAAACAGCCTCGCCCGAGTGTACACCGAGGGACCAAAGCATGGGTTTAGTTTCATTGTCATCCCGGCAATGAGCAAAACCCACTTATCCTTCGCTCTCAATGCCCCCAACTACAAGGATTTTGGCATACGCCCATTAATCGGCTGGATAGCCGGGGTGCATCTCTCCGACTTAGGCAAAAAAACACCCAAGGTGATAAACGGCATCACGGGCGAGGTCCTGGAGGAAGGCGCCTTGGTACTGCAAGCCCAATTGCCCGAGGGCAAGGTTGCCGAGATCGGCATCGTGAACCTCTTTGAACAGGGCGAAGGCGACGTGCTGACCTTCACCACCGACGATTTTTCCGCCACTGACGTCATGGTCAATGGCGAAAAGCGCAACTTTGCCGCCTACATCATCAAGCACAAACTTGACACCAAACTCCCCCTTGTTGCAGACTACTACGGTGCCCTTGTCAACATCAGTTTCCAGGATGTTGACGAAGTGGAAGGTTTGGTAAAATTTTACGCTCCTGTTTTTTCAGGCATTCGCTACAAACACGCCAAGCCCGTGGTTGACTACGTCAAGGAGTTCAACGAACGGCTCAGCAAAGAATGCTCCATTGAATCCGCGCGAGTTGTTTTTTCTTGCAATTGCATTCTCAACTACCTGTATTCAGAACTCGAAGGCAAAAAAACCGACCCCTTCACCGGGCCAGTCACGTTTGGTGAAATAGCTTACCAGCTCCTCAATCAAACGCTGGTCTATCTGGAGATCATGGACGTCTAG
- a CDS encoding APC family permease, with product MSSSPSPAAKAAPAPSKQMGLASAIAIGIGGMVGGGVYAIFGSAAHVAGSALWLSFLAGGLVALATSYNYAKLGARYPTKGGAVEFLVRGLGDGIVSGGLNIYMWIGYVIALAMYAAGFAGYLMTFFPHTGLPWLSKAAAAGAVLLFTLVNVFGAAWVGRSELVTVAVNLAVLSVFAVWGCATADWQGLSSAGWAAPSGIAFGGGMLFIAYEGFGLVANAAGDMADPPRTLPKALYLSVCSVIVVYLGVAFAVLGHLPLARIDAASDYALSEAAGTFMGKAGFTVIAVGALFATAAALNATLYGAANVCWMIAKDGELPTAFDRLLWKRAPEGLLLTAGLVLVFVLFFDLSSVAMMGSGAFLFIYAAVAYSHLRLRAATGGRPALIWLSIALCLSLLGVLGSNMYAHSRPAFWTMLGLFPVSFGLEWGYRRATGRRLKVGPASGAQAGPAAKL from the coding sequence ATGTCGAGTTCGCCCTCTCCCGCCGCCAAGGCCGCCCCTGCACCTTCCAAACAAATGGGCCTGGCCTCGGCCATCGCCATCGGCATCGGCGGCATGGTCGGCGGCGGCGTCTACGCCATCTTCGGCTCGGCCGCCCATGTGGCCGGCTCGGCCCTGTGGCTCTCCTTCCTGGCCGGCGGGCTGGTCGCCCTGGCCACCTCCTACAACTACGCCAAACTCGGCGCGCGCTACCCCACCAAGGGCGGCGCGGTGGAATTTCTGGTGCGCGGCCTTGGCGACGGCATCGTCAGCGGCGGACTCAACATCTACATGTGGATCGGCTACGTCATCGCCCTGGCCATGTACGCCGCCGGTTTCGCCGGCTACCTCATGACCTTTTTCCCCCACACCGGCCTTCCCTGGCTGTCCAAGGCCGCCGCCGCCGGCGCGGTGCTCCTTTTTACCCTGGTCAATGTCTTCGGCGCGGCCTGGGTCGGGCGCTCGGAACTGGTGACCGTGGCCGTCAACCTAGCCGTGCTGTCGGTGTTCGCGGTCTGGGGCTGCGCCACGGCCGACTGGCAGGGACTTTCCAGCGCCGGCTGGGCCGCGCCCTCGGGCATCGCCTTTGGCGGCGGGATGCTTTTTATCGCCTACGAAGGCTTTGGACTGGTGGCCAACGCCGCCGGAGACATGGCCGATCCGCCGCGCACCCTGCCTAAGGCGCTGTATCTATCGGTGTGTTCGGTCATCGTGGTCTATCTCGGCGTCGCTTTTGCCGTGCTCGGCCATCTGCCCCTGGCCCGCATCGACGCGGCCAGCGACTATGCCCTGTCCGAGGCGGCCGGCACGTTCATGGGCAAGGCCGGTTTCACCGTCATCGCCGTGGGCGCGCTTTTCGCCACGGCGGCGGCATTAAACGCCACCCTCTACGGCGCGGCCAATGTCTGCTGGATGATCGCCAAGGACGGCGAACTGCCAACGGCCTTCGACCGCCTGCTTTGGAAGCGCGCCCCGGAGGGACTGCTCCTGACCGCCGGGCTGGTGCTGGTTTTCGTGCTGTTTTTCGATCTTTCCAGCGTGGCCATGATGGGCAGCGGCGCGTTTTTGTTTATCTACGCCGCCGTGGCCTATTCCCACCTGCGCCTACGCGCCGCCACCGGCGGCCGGCCGGCGCTCATCTGGCTGTCCATCGCCTTGTGTCTGTCGCTGCTGGGCGTGCTGGGCTCCAACATGTACGCCCACTCCCGGCCGGCGTTCTGGACCATGCTCGGGCTTTTCCCGGTTTCTTTCGGTCTGGAGTGGGGTTACCGGCGGGCCACGGGACGCCGACTCAAGGTCGGTCCGGCGTCGGGCGCGCAGGCAGGTCCGGCCGCCAAGCTGTAA
- a CDS encoding LysE family translocator, protein MLGIHDLWLFIVSGILFNMAPGPDVIYVVSRSAGQGAKAGMTAALGIGAGCCVHILAAAVGLSAVLAASATAFSVIKLVGAAYLVYAGVRMILGARKKTAPEETPQAPEIRHRGIFVQGFLTNALNPKVALFFLAFLPQFIDPAAPRKALAFAVLGGILNCTGTTWNLLLAWSSARVAGGLGRARRLGPYLTQGAGALFVAFGVKLALSEQS, encoded by the coding sequence GCATCCTGTTCAACATGGCTCCCGGCCCGGACGTCATTTATGTCGTCAGCCGCAGCGCCGGACAGGGGGCCAAGGCCGGCATGACGGCTGCTTTGGGCATTGGGGCCGGCTGCTGCGTGCATATCCTGGCCGCTGCCGTGGGACTCTCAGCCGTGCTGGCCGCCTCGGCCACGGCCTTTTCCGTGATCAAGCTGGTGGGCGCGGCCTATCTCGTGTATGCTGGTGTGCGCATGATCCTTGGCGCGCGAAAAAAGACAGCGCCCGAGGAAACCCCTCAGGCGCCTGAAATCCGGCATCGCGGCATTTTCGTCCAAGGCTTTCTCACCAACGCGCTGAACCCCAAGGTGGCGCTTTTTTTCCTGGCCTTTTTGCCCCAGTTCATTGATCCGGCCGCGCCGCGCAAGGCCCTGGCCTTTGCCGTCCTGGGCGGCATCCTCAACTGCACCGGCACGACCTGGAATCTGCTCCTGGCCTGGTCCTCGGCCCGCGTCGCCGGCGGCCTTGGCCGCGCCCGGCGGCTTGGCCCCTATCTCACCCAGGGGGCCGGAGCCTTGTTCGTGGCCTTTGGCGTCAAGCTGGCCCTGTCCGAGCAATCCTGA